In Cetobacterium sp. ZOR0034, the DNA window TGGCGAAGAAGTTAGAAAAAATTGTAGAGTTTTAGGAATAAACACTTCTAACTCTTTAATAATTCCAAACTCTTCAACATCTACATATTTATCTATACTAGATGATAATAACGATATGAAGATTGCTATTTCTGCTATGGATTTATATGATAATGTCACTATAGACTTTATCAAATCTAAAAAAGAGATTTTAGACGAATCTAAACTTTGTATAGTCGATACAAATATACCTAAAGAAACTATTGAATATATTGTAACTAATTTTAATATACCTGTATTTTTAGATTGCGTATCTACTACAAAAGCATTAAAAATTAAAGATTTTATCGGTAGGTTCCACACGATAAAACCAAATAAAATAGAAGCAGAAACACTTTCTGGTATAAAAATAATCGATTTAAACTCTCTTGAAAAATGTGCTAATTTCTTTATAGAAAAAGGAGTAAAACAAGTTTTCATCTCTTTAGGAGAAGAGGGAGTTTTTTATTCAAATGGAGTAGCTTCTGGTAAGATGTCTCCTTTCAAAACTAAGGTTATCAATACAACTGGGGCTGGCGATGCTTTTATGTCTGGAATCGCTTATAGTTTCTTAGAGAATCTCGATATAATTGAAAGTTGTAAAAATGGTATCGCTTGTGCAACAATCGCTATTTCAAGCGAAAAAACAATTAGCGACAATATGTCTTTAGAAAACGTTAATAAAATTAAGGAGGAAAATTTATGAATTTAACAAAATATTTAGAAATTTCAAAAGAGGTTAAGGAAGCATTAGAAAACAATAGACCGGTAGTTGCCCTTGAATCTACTATTATATCTCATGGAATGCCTTATCCTCAAAATGTGGAAACAGCTTTAAAAGTTGAAGAAATTGTAAGAGA includes these proteins:
- a CDS encoding carbohydrate kinase, with product MTNREKEILKWIEENPFISQSELAEKADIARSSVAVHISNLIKKGKIIGKGYIIQKKSFTTVIGGTNIDISAKSYSPLKDYDSNPGKVNTSFGGVGRNIADNLSRLNQDVELITVLGDDFNGEEVRKNCRVLGINTSNSLIIPNSSTSTYLSILDDNNDMKIAISAMDLYDNVTIDFIKSKKEILDESKLCIVDTNIPKETIEYIVTNFNIPVFLDCVSTTKALKIKDFIGRFHTIKPNKIEAETLSGIKIIDLNSLEKCANFFIEKGVKQVFISLGEEGVFYSNGVASGKMSPFKTKVINTTGAGDAFMSGIAYSFLENLDIIESCKNGIACATIAISSEKTISDNMSLENVNKIKEENL